From the genome of Halobacteriovorax marinus SJ:
TGCCCTATTAGAAGAGGGACAAGAACAGGTGAGTGATGAGCTTCAAGATTCAAGTACTGCGCTTCTCTCTCCTAGGTTTTATAACTTACCAGTGACTAAATTCTTTTTTAAGAAAGAGGCTCTTCCAAGTCGCGATAAGAGATACGTTGAAATTCAATTCAAGTTAAGTGATCCAAAAATTCACAATAATCGTCATCATCCAAATGGATTAAAAGAGATACTCATAAAAGGAAAAGAAGTTATTCTCACACCAGGACATCAGCAGGGTCTTTTTGAACAACTTCACGAGATGTCTGATATTGAGAAAGTCATTATTGAAGCTGAGAGTATCGAATTGACTGAGAAGTTAAGTATTCCTGGTGCAAGTTTAGAATTAAGTGCACAGAGTTTAGATCTTTCAAAAGGTGGACAGATTGATATTACTCCAATGGATTTCAGTGCGAAGGCTAGTGGCAAGAATGCTGGTCTCAGTGGTCAAGATGCAGGGGTAATAAACCTTAATATTGATCATATAAATTTTAAAAGTGATCGCAAAGAGCCTCTCTTTATTCTCAATGGAGGGAGAGGGCAGGATGGATCTTTAGCCGAGAAGGGTGCCAATGGAAGTAAGTATAGAGATCTCGGTGGTGGAGTGGTCTATAAAGAGATCATTACAGAAGAATGCGATATTCTTGATCCTATAAGAGATCGTTTTGATAAGAGGTTAATCTGTTCTGAGTATACTCGAAGAGAGGGAACTAATGGATGGCCTTCAAATGGAGCAGCCGGAATTCCTGGGTCTAAACCAGGTGTTGGTGGAAAGGGCGGAGTGCTCTTAAAGAAGACATCAATTCCTGCTGAACTCGTACTCATTAATGGTGGTGAGTCGGGAAAGAGTTCTGGTGTGGCCAAGGGAGGAGAAGCTGGAGTTCCTAAGACGGCTTATCATCAAGTTATATATGTTGATAGGCATAGAAGAACTCATATTAGAAGTAATGTCTCTCGAACTTATCACAAGGGGCAGGATGTAGAGTCCCCTTCTGCTGAAAGTGCCTTTGGTGAGAAAGGGGCTCAAGTTATTCAAGAAGAAAAGTTAAGCTGGGTTCGTGAAGGTTACCTAGAGAAAGAGCTACTCTATGGCAATGACCTCTATATAAATAATCATATTGAAGAGGCGAAGGAGTCCTTTAATAAAATAAGTAAAGGAATACTTAAACTTAAAAATACAGAGAGCGAGTCTTTAAAAATAAATTCAATAAAGGGAAAGCTTACGGAGTCCTTAGTAAAGATTAATTCTCAAAAGGATTACTTTGGCCATAGTGTAAACTGGGTTCCTAATTATTCACTCGAAGCTAATTACTCTAAGTTTAAGTCTGACCTCGACCACTCTTTTAGAGCGATATACTTATCTTATTGGATTAAGAATTCTCAAAAATCACTTGAGAGTAAAGTTGAGGCCATAGGGCAACTTCAAGATAATTTGCTAGGAAGGATTGAGCAAAGTAAAGAAAACTATAATGGTCTCATATCTAAAATACCTATTCTAAAAGAGAAGATTGACGAGTTTAGAGTAGAGCAAGATTTCTTTGCTAGAGAAGTTGCAAGAGTTGAGGCAGAGATAAATAGAATGGCAGCAAATAATGTCAACAGTCGCAATAAGACTTCTTTTCTAAAGAAAGCTCTTCGAACTGTCTCAGCGATTTCTACTGTCATTCCAGCTGGGCAACCTGCATTGGGTCTGGTCGGATCAAGTCTTGGTATTGTCGCTGCAAATATTGGAGAAGAAAGATCCTTAAGTGAGATTATTAAAGATTCAAAAAGTATTTATAATAATTTTAAAAAAATGGATATTGAAAACTCTAGTCATAATTGGAATGAAGCGTGGTCGAAAGTAAAACTAAGTCGTGTAAAAGAAATAGAGAATAAGGATGAACTAAAGCAGTATATCTCTGATGTAACAGATTTCTCAGCTCCTATAGTTAAGGAAATTCAGGCCCAAGCTGAACTCTGGAAAAGTAGAGAGGTTCCAAAGTCTGAAGTTGATGCAGAAATAAGAAAAATAAAGGCGTCACATACCCTCTTTAAAAGTTTAACTAAGAATTTAGAAAACTATATGGCCAAGAAGAAGGCTCTGGTTGAGGAAGTGAATATTGTTCAACAGGAGATTTCAAAAGCTCTTAGTGTTATTCAGGTCTCTTTTGATCAAATTTCAGAAGTGAGTTATCAGAAAAGTACTTTACTAGAAGGAAGTGATATTAATATAACTCCTCTCTTAGATGAAATTGAAACGGAAGCCAAGAATAGATTACTTCGTTATCACTATGAAATGGCGAGAGCTTTTGAATATAGACTTCTTAGGCCATACCCAAGAAATATTAATCTTGATTCAATTCTAGAAAAACTGAAAATGATTGTCTCAATTGATAAGCAAGCAGAGCTCTCTTCAATGGACTATGAATCATTAAAAAGTCTATATACAAATGAGTTGTCCTGGATTGTTGATATGACTCTCTCCGAATTAAATAAAGAGGGCTTGCCGCTTCAAAGAGAGACTGTTCTTAGATTAAGCGATTCTGAAGTTGCGGCTCTTAATAATGGGGACCATATTTACTTAGACTTAAAATCTAAAGAGGTTTTTGCGTCTGATATGGAAGATATTCGAATCAATAATATTGTGATTGAAGATATGGATGTTCAAAGCTCTGGAAGAATAGGTCAAAGTGCTGAACTCTCTCTTGAGATTGCGTACTCGGGAGAAAGTTTTCTAAAGAAGGGCGGTCAGTATTATTTCTTTGAAAAGGATGTCGATGCTCAAAAGACTAGATGGGGAGCAACACTAGACTTAATTAGTGGGCAGAGTTCCGTTATTGAAAGTAGTCCTAGTGCAGAGTCTTTAATACGAACTCTCATTGGGGAAAACTCTGATGAGGAGTTAATGCTGCTTTCAAGGCCTGGGGGGCTAACGCAGTTAAAAGTAAAGGTGAGACAAAATTCTTTCCCAAAAGTTGATTTAAAGCTTGAAGGAGCCAGAATTAGAATAGTATATGATTATAATATATTTTAATTTTAATATGCTGGGGCTAATTTGAAGCGGCTTATCTTCTCATTTATTTTTATTTCGACTTTGGTATTGATATTTTTTATCTATCAAAGTGCCCAAAGAAATGAGATTGAAGCCAAGACGGCTACGGACTCTTTACTTGTAGAGGAGTCCTCTTCAAAAGACTTAGGGGAGAAAAATATTGATTTAATATCTCCCCCTCATACAGATGATGAGTGTGAGAAGTTCATTAAGACTCTCTCAACTTCTGAGTATGAAAATATCCAAAATAGACGTTGGTCAAATGTTCATATTAAATATATTGATGGTGAAACTTATAGAATTCGCTACTTCTATGATGATGGTCCAAATGGAGAGTATCAAAAGACTATCCTCTATAAAGAAGATGAGACAGAGTTTCCTCATATCGTTAAAGTCTTTAAGGGTTTTGAGCAAACTGAGTTAAAGGACTACTTCGATAGAGGAGACATTATTTGGCAAGAACAGGCCTATGAAACTTCTATTCGTGGTAAGTCTATTTACTGGCGAAAAATCAATGATGAATTTGTCGATTTAAATATTGATGAAGGGCTTAGTTGTCTTTAGTATTAAAGTAGTATCTAATTCTTTCATCGGTGTCATATGGGACAATCAAATTCAACAAAGAGAGTACTCTTATCCTCTAGCAAAATGGCCGTTGCAACTTTCTCAAGTCGTATTCTTGGTTTAGTTAGAGAGCAGGCCATAGCGGCAGTCTTCGGCGCGTCAGGTGTGACAGATGCCTTCACCATTGCTTACCGCATTCCAAATATGCTTAGAGACCTTTTCGCTGAAGGCGCTTTTTCATCTGCATTTGTTCCAACATTTACAGGTGTTCGATTAAAGAATGAGAAATTAGCAAAGGGCCTACTTTGGTCAATGGCGGCTTTATTGGCACTTATTACAGGTGTGATTTCGCTCCTACTAATCGTTTATGCAAAAGAAGTTGTGCTCTTATTTACAAATGAGGTGTTCAACTCTGATCCAGAGAGGCTTGAGATAACAATCGGTCTTGTGAGAATAATGGCCCCTTTCCTTGTGCTCATATCACTGGCCGCACTTTTTATGGGGACGTTGAATACGTTGAAAATTTTCTTCGTTCCTTCGTTTGCTCCCGCTCTTTTTAATATTGCCATGATCGGATGTATTTTCTTATTACCCGATAGATTGAAGTTTTGGGGTTATCACCCTGTCTACTCACTTGGAGTAGGTGTTATGTTGGGTGGTTTCATTCAAATGATTGTTCAGCTACCTCTCTTATTTAAAAAAGGTTACGGTCCTCAAGGTCCATTCAAGTTGATAAGTAAAGATTCAAAAGTTGTTCTAAAAAGAGTTGGAATTGGGACTATTGGTATTGCTGCTACTCAGATTAATGTCATCATCACAACAATCTTAGCAACAAGTACTGTCGTTGGGGCTGTCTCGTGGCTAACTTTTGCATTTAGACTCTTTCAATTTCCTGTAGGGATTCTTAGTGTATCTATTGCTGGCTCAAACCTTGTTCACTTTAGCGAGGCTTGGAAGAATTCTGAAAAAGAGAAGGCCATCAATTATCTATCGACTAGTTACTTTCTTTCTTTTTTGACAATTGTTCCGGCAATGGCGCTTCTCTTTGCACTGGCAAAGGAGAGTATTCACCTGGTTTTTGAAAGAGGAGCATTTGACGGACACGATACGGCCATGACTTATCAAGCTTTGAAGTATTACTTGGTTGGTCTTCCTTGTTATGGACTCTATAAGATTTTTGCGCCGACATTCTTTGCTTTGGACAGACCCAAGATACCTGTGAAGATTTCAATTTTCTCAATCTTTTGCAATATAATCTTCTGTGTCTACTTCACGCCAAAGTATGGATTTTGGATCTTGGCCCTGGGGACAAGTTTATCTATGATTCTAAACTCAGTACTGCAGGCAGTATTCCTTAGAAATTTACTAGATATCTCTTGGAGTTTCTTTTTTAAGCTTAGAATCTTGAAAATAATTGTTTCTGGAATAATTACTTATGTTGCAACGCTGCAAGCTAGTCAGTTTTTATTTCGCTTTGAAGACCCATTTTTCACCAAGGCGTTAATGTTCTGTCTTTCGGGAGCCTTTGGTGCTGTATGTTACGGGCTTGTTCTATTTATTTTAGGTGAGGGAAGGGAACTTCTTAGGGTAGTTAGACGAAAATAAAGCTATAAGAAATTCAATAAGTTTCTTGTTTTATGACTTTTAAATAGGTTACACTTATAGAGAATTTTGACTCATGGAGTATTAATGAGAACTGATTTTGAAACACTCAAAACTTTAGCTAGTTATTCTATTAATAACTTGAAAGAAAATAGAATAATTGAATTTGATATTGATAATAGAGAAGCGTTAATCGATGCAATGGCCACAGAGTATGGTGTGAGTTTTGCTACTGACGAAGACGTAAGAGATCAGGCCATCGAAGAAGTTGAAGAAAAGATGGGTGATATGGTTCCTGAAGATATTACGGAATCTGAAATGTTTAATCACGCTAGAAAAGAAATTATTAAGTCTTTTAACGGTGAGAATATTGGTGGTCTCTACCTTGTAGAGTCTCTTCATCAAATTGCTACGAGAATGGCGAACTTCCTATTAAACTGTGACCTTATCGACGATGTATTTGGAACAGACGAAGAAATTCATGCATTTCTTGTAAAGAAGATCAGAACTTTCTCTCCAAAGAAAAACTAATTTAGAAAAGACATTCTTATTTATAGTCGGGCCACTCAATGAGTGGCCTTTGATTTATTTATCTTTATTATTGATTCTTTTCTATTGATGAAGAAACTCAAAAGTTCTCAAGACTTCTTCAAAGTAAGGGCCTTCAATTGCACCATTGAGAATACTGCTTCGGCTTTTGGCAAAAAGGTAGGCGTCGTTGATATTATCTTTAATGAGATAGCAGTCAAAGTAAACTCTTTCACTCACATTCTCTGTTGCCGTACCTTCGATATGTAGAAGGTCTACTCTACCTTCTATATAAGGAATAAACTCTTCAAAACAACTTGGAGTATTGATAATCGTCTCTTCGGGATCAAAGATGAGCTTTAATTCTTCTAGTTTCTTTACGAGGACTTCCTCAAGTTCTAGATCTGCGAGGTGGGCATCATTTTTAAACCAGATAAAGTCTGCTCTCCAATCGTAGCGTGTATCAGTTCTCTCAAAGATGGCATGGCTTGATTCGTCTACCTCATATTGGTCGGTAGTATTTCCCCACCAGCTTGGTAGGAAGAAGAGAAAGTTTTTTAATTCAAACTCTTTGGCGTTTTCGACATAGGCCTGCTTCTCTTCTTTAATGGCAATCATTGAATAGATTGCGTAGAGTAGTATCCCGCCAAAAATAAGCCATTCTATGAGTCTTGAAAAATCCATAAGCTGAAAATACTTAAGGTTTTCTTCTCTGTAAACGTGATTTTTAATGGTTATTTCTTGTATTTTCAGTGTTTTAGCTAGTTTAAAACTATTCCGCTAAAGTTTTATTTAAAGTGATCCGATAAACTAGTGAGATATAATAAATGCAGGTGTAGTGACCTGTAATTTGGAGAAGTAGAGATGAATAACTCAAGAACAAAGACAACATGGAAGCACTATCTAATCGCAGCAGGCTTTACGTTGACTCATTCCATGATTGCTTCGGCTGATCAAGGTGTGTTTAGCGATTGCCAATACGCTGGGGAAAGTAAAGAGATGTGTTACAAAATGGTCATGGCTTCTGAATATGGGGGTGAAATTGACTGTGTTGAGTGTTTATTCTACGAACAGCCGGAGCAAAATAAGCTTGCTGAAACTCTTGGTGTTGTGGCCGGACCACTAGCGTTTTTAGGCGCTTCATATTTCGGTGCTAAATATCAATATAAAGGTCAAAAGGCTTGGGCCAATGCTTATGAAGCTGGTCATACTGCTTGTACTACAAGATTTAATTCATATTTAAATTACTCAACTGAAAGAGGGGCCACTCCAATTTCACCAGGAGATGCAGAATCATTTGCAAGCTCGTGTGGTGCTGGAGGATCTCTTGGTATCGGTGGAGGCTACGGCGGTTACGGTGGAATGTACGGTAATGGCTATGGTGGTTTCGGAAATCCATTTCTCTCGGCGGGATATTCTCCTGGCTTTATGGGTGGAATGATGGGGCCAAACTTTGGTGGCGGAATTTACGGTGGATTTGGCGGCGGAAATATGGGCTTCGGTGGAGGTCTAGGGCTTGGACTTGGTCTAGGTGCTATGAATGGATTATTTGGAAATGGAAGCGGCCTAGGTGGAGGCATTAACATTGGTATCGGTGGTGGCATCGGTATGGGTGGTGGCCTTGGAATGGGTGGAATGTATCCAGGTGGTTTCGGTATGGGTGGTAATCCATACGGTGGAATCTATGGAGGCATTGGCGGTGGATTTGGTTATCCAGGAATGGGTGGCGGAGTTTACGGCCCAGGACTCGGTGGCGGAATTAATATTGGTCTAGGCGGTGGTCTAGGTGGTCTCGGCGGAGGTATGGGTTACCCTGGAATGGGTGGCGGCCTTGGCGGAGGAATTAATATTGGTCTAGGCGGTGGTCTAGGTGGTCTCGGTGGAGGTATGGGTTATCCAGGAATGGGTGGCGGAATCTACGGTGGAGTAGGTTACCCAGGTATGGGTGGCGGAATCTATGGTGGAGCCGGATATCCAGGAATGGGCGGAATCTACGGTGGAGCCGGATATCCAGGAATGGGTGGAATCTATGGTGGAGGATACCCAGGTGGTGGACTTTATAATAATGGAATGGGTGGCATCTATGGTGCGGGAATTCTTCCAGGTTCAATGGGATTAAACCCTTGGGGAGCTGGTGGAGCTAACGGTTCATACTGGAATAACTCTGGTGGCTGGAACGGTGGTCTCAATAATGGAATGTACAGTCAGTACCAACAACAAATGCAGCAACAATACCAACAGAATGCTGACATTCAAGGTCAGGTTCAAGCAGGATATGCAAGAGCACAGGGGAATCAGATTACAAGCCAAGCGGCAAATCAGGCGTTGTATCAGAACTATCAGAATGCGGCACAAGACCTCTACTCTAATTCATATTACGGCGGTGGGAATACAATCAATCCATACGCAAATGGATCGATGTACTCAGTTGGTAATTTAGGTCTAAACTTTGGCGTTAATGCTGGAGGATATGTAGGCTTCTAATTTTATTTCAAGAAATTTCATATATTGTAATGCCTCCCAAGTGGAGGCATTTACCTATCTCAGCGTAAAGTGAGATAGCTTGGAGAAGAGTTGAAGGTAGTACTTGTTACGAGTCAACTTAACTATATGCCTGCTAATTACTCAAAAACCATTGAGGGCATTCTTGCGTCTTCAAACGGGCGAATAACTTCCTTAATAGAAATTGAAAACTTAGATTATAGCTACATTAAAAGTGGTCTAGGGTTAATATTCTATGGCGCCAAGAACTTTGGCACTCAGCTGATTAAAAATTTAATTCAAGCAAAAATATCTTCTAAGAAGTCTCTATGTGAAAAGTATAAAGTGGATCATAGACTTTTTAAAAGTATCAATTCAAAAGAAGCGATTGAGTTTTTAGAAAAAGAGAAATTCGATCTTTTAATAAATCTTAGAACTAGATGTATCTATAAAAAGAAAGCTCTAAACTCTACAAGACTTGGGTGTGTGAATATTCACCACGGCTTATTACCAAAGTACAGGGGCACAATGTGCGATCTAAATGCACTAAGTGAGAACCGAGAAGCTGGATTCTCTATTCATGTTATGGATGAGAAAATTGATAATGGAGCAATTCTAAAAGTTGTCTCCATAACAGCAAATGAAAAAGATTATTTTAAATACTTAGGTTTGACGAAGGATTATGAAATTAAAGCAATAACAGAGTTACTCGACTTTGTTGCTGAAAATAATACTCTTCCCGAGGGGGAAG
Proteins encoded in this window:
- the murJ gene encoding murein biosynthesis integral membrane protein MurJ codes for the protein MGQSNSTKRVLLSSSKMAVATFSSRILGLVREQAIAAVFGASGVTDAFTIAYRIPNMLRDLFAEGAFSSAFVPTFTGVRLKNEKLAKGLLWSMAALLALITGVISLLLIVYAKEVVLLFTNEVFNSDPERLEITIGLVRIMAPFLVLISLAALFMGTLNTLKIFFVPSFAPALFNIAMIGCIFLLPDRLKFWGYHPVYSLGVGVMLGGFIQMIVQLPLLFKKGYGPQGPFKLISKDSKVVLKRVGIGTIGIAATQINVIITTILATSTVVGAVSWLTFAFRLFQFPVGILSVSIAGSNLVHFSEAWKNSEKEKAINYLSTSYFLSFLTIVPAMALLFALAKESIHLVFERGAFDGHDTAMTYQALKYYLVGLPCYGLYKIFAPTFFALDRPKIPVKISIFSIFCNIIFCVYFTPKYGFWILALGTSLSMILNSVLQAVFLRNLLDISWSFFFKLRILKIIVSGIITYVATLQASQFLFRFEDPFFTKALMFCLSGAFGAVCYGLVLFILGEGRELLRVVRRK
- a CDS encoding formyltransferase family protein, with product MKVVLVTSQLNYMPANYSKTIEGILASSNGRITSLIEIENLDYSYIKSGLGLIFYGAKNFGTQLIKNLIQAKISSKKSLCEKYKVDHRLFKSINSKEAIEFLEKEKFDLLINLRTRCIYKKKALNSTRLGCVNIHHGLLPKYRGTMCDLNALSENREAGFSIHVMDEKIDNGAILKVVSITANEKDYFKYLGLTKDYEIKAITELLDFVAENNTLPEGEENHVAGSVYTKTPDIKKVREYIKKGMIL
- a CDS encoding DUF507 family protein, with the translated sequence MRTDFETLKTLASYSINNLKENRIIEFDIDNREALIDAMATEYGVSFATDEDVRDQAIEEVEEKMGDMVPEDITESEMFNHARKEIIKSFNGENIGGLYLVESLHQIATRMANFLLNCDLIDDVFGTDEEIHAFLVKKIRTFSPKKN